In a single window of the Pseudogemmatithrix spongiicola genome:
- a CDS encoding asparagine synthetase B: protein MLNRLLGLALCLALPLRAQHLLVPMDDAQSNHLKAYGLTFGALTDGVRSEWLLNFRGGSFLLPDLPGLRRAALLAGVATEPIDDARLVDIRRQIADGNMDAVPLDKAPRIAVYTPPQSMPWDDAVTLALTYAGIPYTNIFDDDVLSTDLSQFDWIHLHHEDFTGQQHKLYLGFRDAPWFQQARDRDLQMARKHNLPDVPTLKKTVADRLRGFVDRGGFLFAMCGATETIELAIAALNVDIAGGSTDGTPMDADADSKMAWDRTFATENARLEFGAGVNAMSDIDGHQVNVPSRRQPLGTFTLFGFSAKFDPVATMLVQNHRNVLRDYYGVTTSFTRRTLKSSVTVLAHEEGAPWVKYIHGGYGRGSFTYLGGHDPEDPQHAIGAPPTDLALHPNSPGYRLILNNVLFPAARKRPLKT, encoded by the coding sequence GTGCTGAATCGACTGCTCGGGTTGGCCCTTTGCCTCGCGCTGCCGTTGCGCGCACAGCATCTGCTCGTGCCGATGGACGACGCGCAGTCGAACCACCTGAAGGCCTATGGGCTCACCTTCGGCGCGCTCACCGACGGCGTGCGCAGCGAGTGGCTGCTCAACTTCCGCGGCGGGAGCTTCCTGCTGCCGGACCTCCCGGGCCTGCGGCGCGCGGCGTTGCTCGCTGGCGTGGCCACGGAGCCCATCGACGATGCGCGCCTCGTGGACATCCGCCGGCAGATCGCCGATGGCAACATGGACGCCGTGCCGCTCGACAAGGCACCGCGCATCGCCGTGTACACGCCGCCGCAGTCCATGCCCTGGGACGACGCCGTCACGCTGGCGCTCACCTACGCAGGCATCCCGTACACCAACATCTTCGACGACGACGTGCTGAGCACGGACCTGTCGCAGTTCGACTGGATCCACCTGCATCACGAGGACTTCACGGGGCAGCAGCACAAGCTCTACCTCGGCTTCCGCGATGCGCCGTGGTTCCAGCAGGCCCGGGACCGCGACCTGCAGATGGCGCGTAAGCACAACCTGCCGGACGTGCCGACGCTCAAGAAGACCGTCGCCGACCGCCTGCGCGGCTTCGTGGACCGCGGCGGCTTCCTCTTCGCCATGTGCGGCGCGACGGAGACCATCGAGCTGGCGATCGCCGCGCTGAACGTGGACATCGCGGGGGGCAGCACCGACGGCACGCCGATGGACGCCGACGCCGACAGCAAGATGGCCTGGGACCGCACCTTCGCGACGGAGAACGCGCGGCTGGAGTTCGGCGCGGGCGTGAATGCGATGAGTGACATCGACGGGCACCAGGTGAACGTGCCGTCGCGGCGGCAGCCGCTGGGGACGTTCACGCTCTTCGGCTTCTCGGCCAAGTTCGATCCCGTGGCGACGATGCTGGTGCAGAACCACCGCAACGTGCTGCGCGACTACTACGGCGTTACGACCTCGTTCACGCGGCGCACGCTCAAGTCCAGCGTTACGGTGCTCGCGCACGAGGAGGGCGCACCATGGGTGAAGTACATCCACGGCGGCTACGGGCGCGGCTCGTTCACGTATCTGGGCGGGCATGATCCCGAGGATCCGCAGCACGCGATCGGGGCGCCGCCCACGGACCTCGCGCTGCATCCCAATTCGCCGGGCTATCGGCTGATCCTCAACAACGTGTTGTTCCCGGCTGCGCGGAAGCGGCCACTCAAGACGTGA
- a CDS encoding helicase C-terminal domain-containing protein — MSGEPGRLAPGAAAAIRSAIRLAGGREVCFVCTINDAGVVQTARVAARGDVSSVLALPGFANRGELLVHNHPSGLLEPSDADLVVAAKMHDDGIGFAIVDNDAARLYVVVEVPRPKEPAHLEPGDVAGALGPEGPIAAKLGRYEDRPSQREMARLIAQLFQRGGVGLIEAGTGVGKSLGYLVPALRWAAASGERTVVSTNTITLQEQLFGKDLPFLKGALKDQQVRFALLKGWKNYLCLLRLEQARGQAQVLFEDDASAELGMLEDWAQKTQDGSLADLPVEPRHEVWDEVAAEGDLCTRLKCPHFEQCFVFKARRAAAQADVVVVNHHLLMADIAVRRASGRWDEAAVLPAYKRLVIDEGHHLEDAAAAHLGQQVSRRGLERLFSRLERRGKGLLPALEKKLASGKDLYSIASLDLLRARLVPSLQTAREKSALLCDLLTEWLKGRNESMVRLTDQFEEESVWQAGLTVALDDLLAEVELLGDGLRMVRERLESDEAKAEELAPLLNEVRGVTRRLQTAGDALRAALRPGREGQPRVRWLELRGGERNVGATAVPLDLAPILREDLFRRVETAIVTSATLAVGDGFDFITRRLGLDDEELEPVTASLASPFDYPRQSMLLIPSDFPPPNTDGANHFKRTMGAAQDLITAAKGGVFVLFTSHRDVREAATVLRAAGVEGRYPLLVHGEAPRDELLRRFREHGDAVLLGTASFWEGVDVPGRALRGMIIAKIPFRVPTEPMTAAQCEAIEAAGGDAFAEYMIPHAALRLKQGFGRLIRTASDRGAVIICDPRVVTKGYGRRLTEGLPPATRLQGPWAVLRDELNAFYETHSPT, encoded by the coding sequence GTGAGCGGCGAGCCCGGGCGTCTCGCGCCCGGTGCTGCCGCGGCGATTCGTTCTGCCATCCGGCTCGCGGGCGGGCGCGAAGTCTGCTTCGTCTGCACGATCAACGACGCGGGCGTCGTGCAGACGGCGCGCGTGGCGGCCCGCGGTGACGTCTCCAGCGTGCTCGCGCTGCCGGGCTTCGCGAATCGCGGCGAGCTGCTGGTGCACAACCACCCCAGCGGCCTGCTGGAGCCCAGCGACGCGGATCTCGTGGTCGCGGCCAAGATGCACGACGACGGCATCGGCTTCGCGATCGTCGACAATGACGCCGCGCGGCTCTACGTGGTGGTCGAGGTGCCGCGCCCCAAGGAGCCCGCGCATCTCGAACCCGGCGACGTGGCGGGCGCGCTCGGGCCCGAGGGACCGATCGCCGCTAAGCTCGGGCGCTACGAAGACCGCCCCAGCCAGCGCGAGATGGCGCGGTTGATCGCACAGCTCTTCCAGCGCGGCGGCGTGGGGCTCATCGAGGCGGGCACGGGCGTCGGCAAGTCGCTGGGGTATCTCGTGCCGGCGCTGCGCTGGGCCGCTGCGAGCGGCGAGCGCACGGTCGTGAGCACCAACACCATCACGCTGCAGGAGCAGCTCTTCGGCAAGGACCTGCCGTTCCTGAAGGGCGCGCTGAAGGATCAGCAGGTGCGCTTCGCGCTGCTCAAGGGTTGGAAGAACTACCTCTGCCTGCTGCGGCTAGAGCAGGCGCGCGGGCAGGCGCAGGTGCTGTTCGAGGACGACGCCTCCGCCGAGCTCGGCATGCTCGAGGACTGGGCACAGAAGACACAGGACGGCTCGCTGGCCGACCTTCCCGTGGAACCGCGCCACGAGGTGTGGGACGAAGTCGCGGCTGAGGGCGATCTGTGCACGCGGCTCAAGTGCCCGCATTTCGAACAATGCTTCGTGTTCAAGGCACGTCGCGCCGCCGCGCAGGCGGACGTGGTGGTGGTGAACCATCACCTGCTGATGGCGGACATCGCCGTGCGCCGCGCGAGCGGACGCTGGGACGAAGCCGCGGTGCTGCCGGCCTACAAGCGCCTGGTGATCGACGAGGGCCATCACCTCGAGGACGCGGCGGCCGCGCACTTGGGGCAGCAGGTGTCGCGACGCGGCTTGGAGCGCCTGTTCTCGCGGCTCGAGCGCCGCGGCAAGGGATTGCTGCCGGCGCTCGAGAAGAAGCTCGCGTCGGGCAAGGACCTGTACTCGATTGCGAGCCTGGACCTGTTGCGGGCGCGGCTCGTGCCGTCGCTGCAAACGGCGCGCGAGAAGAGCGCACTGCTCTGCGACCTGCTCACCGAGTGGTTGAAGGGCCGCAACGAGAGCATGGTGCGGCTTACCGACCAGTTCGAAGAGGAGTCGGTCTGGCAGGCGGGGCTCACCGTCGCGCTCGATGACCTGCTGGCCGAAGTCGAGTTGCTCGGCGATGGCCTGCGCATGGTGCGCGAGCGCTTGGAGTCGGACGAGGCGAAAGCCGAGGAACTCGCGCCGCTGCTGAACGAAGTGCGCGGCGTGACGCGGCGCCTACAGACGGCGGGCGATGCCTTGCGCGCGGCGCTGCGGCCTGGACGCGAGGGGCAGCCACGCGTGCGCTGGCTCGAACTGCGGGGCGGGGAACGCAACGTGGGTGCGACGGCGGTGCCGCTGGACCTCGCGCCGATCCTGCGTGAGGACCTGTTCCGCCGCGTGGAGACGGCGATCGTGACGAGTGCGACGCTCGCCGTCGGGGACGGCTTCGACTTCATCACGCGGCGGCTCGGGCTTGATGACGAGGAACTCGAGCCGGTGACGGCGTCGTTGGCCTCGCCGTTCGACTACCCGCGGCAGTCGATGCTGCTCATTCCCAGCGACTTCCCGCCGCCGAACACCGACGGCGCGAACCACTTCAAGCGCACGATGGGCGCCGCGCAGGATCTCATCACCGCGGCGAAGGGCGGGGTGTTCGTGCTCTTCACCAGCCACCGCGACGTGCGTGAGGCGGCAACCGTCCTGCGCGCCGCGGGTGTCGAAGGACGATACCCGCTGCTCGTGCACGGGGAGGCCCCGCGCGATGAGTTGCTGCGGCGCTTCCGTGAGCACGGCGACGCGGTGTTGCTGGGGACGGCGAGCTTCTGGGAAGGCGTGGACGTGCCGGGCCGCGCGCTGCGCGGGATGATCATCGCGAAGATCCCGTTCCGCGTGCCGACCGAGCCGATGACCGCCGCGCAGTGCGAGGCGATCGAGGCGGCGGGCGGCGATGCTTTCGCCGAGTACATGATCCCGCACGCGGCCCTGCGGCTCAAGCAAGGCTTCGGGCGGCTCATCCGGACGGCATCCGACCGCGGGGCGGTGATCATCTGCGATCCGCGGGTCGTCACGAAAGGCTACGGTCGGCGTCTCACGGAAGGGCTGCCCCCGGCCACGCGGCTGCAGGGCCCCTGGGCGGTGCTGCGCGATGAGTTGAACGCCTTCTACGAGACACATTCCCCCACCTAG
- a CDS encoding fumarylacetoacetate hydrolase family protein, protein MMTRPSKIVCAGRNYREHAKELGNEVPTAPLIFLKPASSVIDGGAAIVLPKDAGRVDFEGEIGVVIGTRLSRATREQAAAAVRGIVAVNDVSARDWQKGDGQWWRAKGSDTFCPIGPERQGTVNLHDLTVVTRVNGEECQRGGASEMVFPIDELLSYISQRMTLEPGDVVATGTPAGVKALKAGDVVEVEVLGWSKVSNPVVDEA, encoded by the coding sequence ATGATGACCCGACCCTCCAAGATCGTCTGCGCCGGACGCAACTACCGCGAGCATGCCAAGGAACTCGGCAACGAGGTCCCGACGGCCCCGCTCATCTTCCTCAAGCCGGCGTCGAGCGTCATCGACGGCGGTGCGGCCATCGTGCTGCCCAAGGACGCCGGGCGCGTGGACTTCGAGGGCGAGATCGGCGTGGTGATCGGCACGCGGCTCTCGCGCGCGACGCGCGAGCAGGCCGCCGCCGCGGTGCGCGGCATCGTCGCGGTGAACGACGTCTCGGCGCGCGACTGGCAGAAGGGCGATGGCCAGTGGTGGCGGGCGAAGGGGTCCGACACGTTCTGCCCGATCGGACCGGAGCGGCAGGGAACGGTGAACCTGCACGACCTCACCGTCGTGACGCGCGTGAATGGCGAGGAGTGCCAGCGCGGGGGCGCCAGCGAAATGGTGTTCCCGATCGATGAGCTGTTGAGCTACATCTCGCAGCGCATGACGCTCGAGCCCGGCGACGTGGTGGCGACGGGCACGCCGGCTGGCGTGAAGGCGCTCAAGGCCGGCGATGTGGTCGAGGTGGAAGTGCTGGGGTGGAGCAAGGTGTCGAATCCGGTGGTGGACGAGGCGTGA
- a CDS encoding S24 family peptidase: MDRPRAPLTPVERQVWHFLIDHVATHTFQPSVREIARHFRIPSTRTVTTLLDALAAKGYVRRVPGRSRGVVLEGFAGGVGTQPVPLVQYGGDGRPVTEQHFTLDRQLLPSDDAFFVRTNAEDAPRHAIREGDLVLVAPTARAGDDAPVVVRRGTRILVRLMIRRGSTLVLLAPAPGVPDLELHDGEDFTVLGPAGLVLRSIASREDDADRDDAR; this comes from the coding sequence ATGGACCGGCCTCGCGCGCCCCTCACGCCGGTCGAACGGCAGGTCTGGCACTTCCTGATCGATCACGTCGCGACGCACACGTTCCAGCCGAGCGTGCGCGAGATCGCGCGGCACTTCCGCATTCCCTCCACGCGCACGGTCACGACGCTGCTCGACGCACTCGCCGCGAAAGGCTACGTGCGGCGTGTCCCGGGCCGCTCGCGCGGTGTGGTGCTCGAAGGCTTCGCCGGCGGCGTCGGCACGCAGCCCGTGCCGCTCGTGCAATACGGCGGCGACGGACGCCCGGTCACCGAACAGCATTTCACGCTCGACCGTCAGCTGCTGCCCAGTGACGATGCGTTCTTCGTGCGCACCAACGCCGAGGACGCGCCACGCCATGCGATTCGCGAGGGTGACCTGGTCCTCGTGGCACCCACCGCACGCGCCGGCGACGACGCGCCCGTGGTCGTGCGCCGCGGGACGCGCATACTCGTGCGCCTGATGATCCGCCGCGGCAGCACGCTGGTGTTGCTGGCCCCCGCGCCCGGCGTCCCCGACCTCGAGCTGCACGACGGCGAGGATTTCACGGTCCTCGGCCCCGCCGGTCTCGTCCTGCGCAGCATCGCGTCGCGCGAAGACGACGCCGACCGCGACGACGCGCGCTAG